One segment of Alnus glutinosa chromosome 2, dhAlnGlut1.1, whole genome shotgun sequence DNA contains the following:
- the LOC133861480 gene encoding anthocyanidin 3-O-glucosyltransferase 2-like — MRRAELVFIPTPAVGHLVSIIEFANLLLGRDDRFSITLLVINPPFAAATFDAYIQSIAASHTRIKCIHLPLVDPPPQELFRSSVEKYVADFIDSHKAHVKEAITSSVLSDSIPLAGLVVDMFCTAMIDVGHELGVPSYVFFTNNAACLGFSLYLLTRHDQVGIEFSESHPESVIPSYINPVPSSVLPSFVFHKQGYISMVNQGRKLKEAKGIIVNTFHELESHAFRSFLDDGIPPVYAVGPLINLKGQTNSEANQAEHDKIRKWLDDQPPSSVVFLCFGSMGSFGAPQLKETALALERSGHRFLWSVRLASPPGNDKIATPSDCQNLEEVLPAGFLERTREIGLICGWAPQVEVLAHKAIGGFVSHCGWNSILESLWHGVPIAAWPIYAEQKINTFQMVRDLGLAVELKLDCRRSDELVVAEEIEKAVKCLMDGESDVRKRVKEMSGKSRKAVVNGGSSFASLGLLIETMLGNDFAQTE; from the coding sequence ATGAGGAGGGCAGAGCTTGTGTTCATCCCTACCCCTGCAGTGGGTCACCTCGTATCCATTATCGAGTTTGCAAATCTTTTACTTGGTCGGGATGATCGTTTCTCAATCACTCTTCTCGTCATAAACCCACCATTTGCAGCAGCCACCTTCGATGCGTACATTCAATCAATTGCTGCCTCCCACACCCGCATAAAATGTATTCATCTTCCTCTAGTAGACCCTCCTCCACAAGAGCTTTTCCGTAGCTCCGTTGAAAAATATGTCGCCGATTTCATTGACAGCCACAAAGCTCATGTCAAAGAAGCTATCACCAGCAGCGTGTTATCCGATTCGATTCCGCTTGCCGGGTTGGTGGTGGATATGTTTTGCACCGCCATGATTGATGTGGGGCATGAGCTCGGTGTCCCATCTTATGTGTTCTTCACTAATAATGCAGCCTGTCTTGGCTTCTCGCTCTACCTTCTGACCCGGCACGACCAGGTCGGTATCGAGTTTAGTGAGTCGCATCCCGAGTCGGTCATACCGAGTTACATCAACCCGGTTCCTTCTAGTGTTTTGCCTTCATTTGTGTTCCACAAACAAGGGTACATCTCCATGGTAAACCAAGGTAGAAAGTTGAAAGAGGCCAAAGGTATTATCGTCAATACGTTCCATGAGCTGGAATCCCATGCGTTCAGATCGTTTTTGGATGATGGAATACCTCCCGTTTATGCAGTTGGGCCGTTGATTAACCTCAAGGGTCAGACAAATTCAGAGGCAAATCAGGCGGAACATGATAAGATCAGGAAGTGGCTCGACGATCAGCCTCCATCATCTGTGGTGTTCTTATGCTTTGGGAGCATGGGGAGCTTTGGTGCGCCGCAGTTGAAAGAGACCGCACTTGCACTCGAGCGGAGTGGGCACCGGTTCCTCTGGTCCGTACGATTGGCATCACCCCCAGGTAATGATAAGATTGCCACACCGTCCGATTGCCAGAATCTCGAGGAGGTCTTGCCGGCAGGATTCTTGGAAAGGACTAGAGAAATCGGATTGATATGTGGGTGGGCCCCGCAAGTGGAGGTCCTAGCCCACAAAGCGATCGGAGGGTTCGTATCGCATTGTGGGTGGAACTCGATCTTGGAGAGCTTGTGGCACGGTGTACCTATTGCTGCGTGGCCGATTTACGCAGAGCAGAAGATCAACACCTTCCAGATGGTTAGGGATTTGGGTTTAGCAGTGGAGCTGAAATTGGATTGTAGGCGCAGCGATGAGCTTGTGGTGGCTGAGGAGATTGAAAAGGCGGTCAAGTGTTTGATGGATGGTGAGAGTGATGTGAGGAAGAGGGTCAAAGAGATGAGTGGAAAGAGTAGGAAGGCTGTGGTGAACGGTGGATCTTCATTTGCTTCCCTTGGACTGTTGATTGAGACTATGCTGGGAAACGATTTTGCCCAAACGGAGTAG